The genomic window GGTATGGCAAATTGTCTAGAGCAGTCAGTGACTTCTCCAAGTAAGGTTCAAAGAAGGCATAATTCTTTCTTGAAGGAGGATAGGTTGGTAATGAGGAAACCACCAAAGTTAAATGATAGTTATCGTGGTCTTAGCAGAATAGTAATCTTGAAGCCAAGTCCTGCAAGAGGTCATAGCAGTCTTATCTCAGGTAGCGCAACTTCGTCACCACTATCAAATCATATTGATTTGCAAGTTCAAGAAGCCAGTGATAAACCTGATTGTCATTTCTCACTTAGAGAGCTTAAAAGGAGGCTAAGGCTTGCTATTAGCGATAATCGGAAGGATCACCAGTTAAACTCCACGAGTAGTAATTTTCATAAAGCTGAGGCTGATTCTGGCAAACTGCTTCCAGTCGCAAGTATGTCGGAGACGGAGAGTCTGGCAAGTACAGATTCTTCTGACAGGGCTAAGGAACCATCTATTGTTGACAAGAAAACAGTCACGGAAGATAGTGTAAGTGGGATGAGAAATGATGTTGCTCATGGTGTCGGTTTCAGCTCTTTCTCCTATGAAAAAGCTAACATGTATATAATTGAGAGATTAAATGATCAAGGCGAAGAAAGTTATCAAATTGTACAGAAATCTGAATCTTTTGAGAGATTAATTTCACTGCCCGAGAATGATAGATTTTCTCCAAGTGATTGCCCTCAAGAGGAGAAAATTAGCATGGCACATGAAGCTACAGAATCGTTGAACTTGAATACTATTGAGCAAGAGGATGGTTCAGCAAGCCCTTACTCAACAAGGCTGTACCAGGAGTCAGAATCAGCCAACACTAACAGCTTAGGTACAGAAATGTTGATTGAGCCCACGATAGATCATGGTAGCCATCAACAAAATGAGGGCGCTATCTCACAGGAGTTAATCCGTGAAGGTAATTTGTTCATGTTATTGTACTGTAAGATAGTTGGAGGCCAGAATGTTTTATTCTAATCTAAAAAaattgggacttaaaggcttgattGCTGGAgcccacgtgcctgaaccttgattgcttctgatgggtttcaactctagcctaccccaacttgtttaggacttaaaggctttgttgttgttgttgtaaaaaaatTGTACTGTAAGATATGCTTATATTAGATATTTTTTTTTCAGCTTTCTTGTTCTGTTCAAAATATTCAATTTTTTTTCGCAGGGGTTAAGATCATGCCAGATACAATGGAGAACTCACCTCTCTGTGCTGAGACTGGAACTTCGCAGGAAGGAGTGGGAGAGACAAATCCAGACGAAGTAAGACATACTTTGTAGCAAATTCAAGAAAGCTGATGACATCTGTGTTtaacactgtttattttttttttccttttgcctCCTCCGCTGAAGTGTTCAATGGAGGAACCAAAATCCATGAATTTGTCACCAGAACTGGCCCTGTATTCTCCAGATGGCTCCGTTAATGAACAAGAAAACCATATTCCATCAGAAGTTGTTGAATTAGTCAAACCATCTGTATTGACATTTCCATACTCACCGGAAAATACTAatgacaaagaggagaaattgagTCCACAATCTGTTCTTGATCCCATTATAGGAGAAGTTACCAGTCCTAGACACAAAACTCCAAATCGAGGTATTGAACTCAAAACAAAAAATTTCTCATCTGGTGCCTTTTATAACCTGAACATAATAGAGCAAAACTTTATGTTGTTGCAGATGAATTCTCCATGCCTACTTCCAGAGTGCTGTTCAAAGAGGTTGACGCTCCTTCAACATCCCTAACTTTGTGGAATGGACCACAAGTAGCCATTTTGGATGACAAAGCCACAAGGGTGTCCTTCATCAAGGCTGCGCTAGAAGCTTCAGAATTGCTGTCCGAGGAAAATTCACAGAGATGGTACACAGAAGAGCCACTGCTTGATGTATCTGTATTGACTGAAGTAGGAAATTTGTACTGCCTGACAGACGATGCAGTGCTTTTGTTTGACTGTGTGGAAGAAGTTCTTCTCAAGATAAGGGACAAGTTCTTTGGTACCGACCCTTGGGTTAACTTTCTGAAACACAATGTACGACCAGCTCCAGTAGGAAGACAGCTCGTTCAAGAGGTGGCTAGGGGAATCGATTCTCTTGTCGGTAAAAAAATTTCAAACACTTTAGAACAGGTGATGATGAAAGACTTGGACAGTGGGTCGTGGCTGGATCTTCGAGGTGATACTGAAAGTGTTGTAGTTGAGTTGTGGGATGGTTTGCTTGATGACTTACTGGAGGAAGTGGTTTTTGATCTGTGGCTTTGATACTGTAGTGCTTTGTAGTAATCCATGCAAGCATATTCGACTAGTACTGACATGGGGTTAATAGATACAGAAACCTTTTGTGAAAGGATAGGGAAAAGTGAGTTCGGCAGTTGCCAAATATTGTAGAGCTAGGCAGTTCATCAATATAGTTGATTTCCATTTTCTTTTGAATTTGTGCCTATTGTGAGTCAGATCCTGATTGAATGTTGATCTTAACCTCAGAATTGTTCGatttctttaagctccttttgTTCTCTGTAGAGGTATGGAAACATCAAAATAAGTGCAGCTGTATATAAAGTGCCCCAGTATTTATGGTAAATCTTTTGTTTTCATTGTGAGCATAATATTGTTTTCCTTTGTTTATGAGATACACTATTGCTTCTCTATTCAAGAATTACTTGAAACATTTTGTGAATATATCAGCTATGAACTTGTGCCGGTCACTCGGTCATGACATGCCCATGCCCTGTATCAAAAGATTCACAAGACACTACTACTTCAGTTGAGCTGATACTGCAATCAGCCAATCACACAGCTGTGGCATCTGACATCCATGGTGAATTGGTGATGACAGAGGAAAGAGGATGCAAAGGCACTGAGGGACCATTGTGATGAAAACCAAGACATGGCTGCCTAGGTGAGTAGAGTACTGTATTTAACTGCTCGTGTTATCATCCATTGATAGATGGTACTACTGctacaagctatggcataatgtACATTCTGTGGATGGATCATGGATATGGACCCCTTATTTTTGGTTTCCGGATCAGGCAGGAAGGATGAACAAGTGATCACTCATGCTATCTTTTTGGCGGCTTCATCTGCGAAGAGAACATCATCTATACAGGTTACGATGTTGTACGCCAGGCTCTCCAGCACCCTCGAATAGCTCTCTAGTATTGCTTGCCCAACATCCTGCAGATTCATTCACGTCACAAGCTCTATGAGAAACTTCAAGCTCGCACCCATGGCGATGCAGATGCTGCTGCATCATTGAGGTTTGCTCACCTTGTTGTACTGGATCTTGctggcgtcgagcgtggtctgCGAGAGGCCAGGGAACCGCTGCTTGAGGCAGAGCAGCACGTCCTCGGCGCGGCTCGCCAGCATCACGTTCTTGTCGGATTCCATCAGGTCCTTGACCGCGCTCCATGGTGACCTCGAGTGGCTCTGGCTCGCCTTCCGCCGCCACACGTGCATCGCCGCCTCCACGCGGTCCGCCGCCTCCAGGGCCTCGTGCTCCGACGAGATCTCCAGGCAGTCCAGGAGGTACTCCGGCGAGAACTTGCCCGGGAACGACATGTGCCGGTAGATCAGGTCCCCCACGCTGGCCCGCCCGCACTGAAATCAGAATTCAGAATTAGAGAATACGTCTTCAGATTCAGCGATGCTGATGACTCGAAATTCTTGGGATCCAATGATTTGTTTGATGGTACCTTGGGTAGTGCTTGCTTGTACAGGTCGGGGATCCGTATATCCGCAAGAACGGCATTGTTGATGGCCATGGCCGCCTTGTGGATCTGGCTCGCGCAGTCGCGCTTCTGCTGCAGGTCTCGCCGCGCCGTCTCCGTCAGCCCGGGCTTGGTGACGCACGGCACGGGCAGCCACCACTTCTCCTCGCCGCGGTGGCTCACTGGACGGCACGGCGTCGCGACGGAATCATCTTTCTGCCCCTTGTCATTGACGTACCAGAAATCAGTCTTCTGAAAGCTGTCCAGAATCTCCTGTGAAGGCGCAGAAGAACAGTTTAGCCACTAAATTTGAGCAAGCAACAACTTTTATGGCTCAATTTCATGTAATGGCAATGTACGAAGGATCTTTGATCTTACAAGCAACATGTCGTCGAGTTTCTCGAGGGCGGGGAGGTTGACGTAGATGTCGGATCGCGGTCTGGTCGCCATCACCTGACAGAATCAAAATGCGTCAGTGACCCAATGGCTGGACAGAATCAAAATGCTTCAGACAATCAGCCCATGGCGATTCAGTTGTCACCTCTCGGGTGGTGCCGTCGTGCAAGATCTCCTTGGAAGGGAAGAACTCGACGATGTAGTCGCAGACGGAGAGGAGGCAGTCCATCTCCCGCCGCCACATGGACTTCTTCTCCGGCGGCAGGGGCTCCAGCCTGTGGCAGCTCCCAAAGACAGTCGCTGTCAGCAGAGGAGGCGACGAGCATTAGCATTACTGCATTAGCCTAGGCGTGCTGAAGATTTGATCTTGGGAAGTTGGAACAAGTGTAAGCACGCTGACCATAGAGGTTGGTGATGGCGTTGGAGATGGCCACGGAGGTCGAGACCCCCTTGCCGCTCCCCGACATGTCCTCGCCCAAGAGAAGCTTGGAGAACCTCTCCTTGATCAGCTGAAGCTCTGCGAATTCACAGCAATTTTTCGCGTCACCTCACCGAACACCAAAACTTGGAACCAGAAGACATTCACAGAAAACAGGGTCCTACCACCGTCGCCGGGCTTCCCGTCACGCGCGCcggcaccgccaccgccgccgccgcgccgcgtgGTGCTGAGCCTCTTGAGCAGCACTGCGGCCGGCGGTGGCGCCCTCGTGGCAAGCGTGCACAACGGCCAGCGCGGGTACGGCGAGGGGCCGTAGGGGCTCCCGGGCTCCCCGCTGCACTCGGAGGACACGTCGGAGGACGGCTCCCGGCGGTGGCGGCCCAGCGGCGGGCGGTCCAGGTCGTCGAAGTCGGCGTAGTCGGACTGCGAGCGCACGTCGAGCTCGGAGCCCTCGTCGCACGTCGACGACGGGGTCTCCATCCTGGCATGGACCGACCGGACCAACCGGCGCCGGTGGTGCGGTGGGCGGGTGGTGGCCGGCCGGTGCACGCGGTTGTGCTCGCGCAGTGGCGGACAGGGCAGGCAGCacgcggcgggagtggccggcAGGGCGAGCGAGCGGTGAGCGCagggaatggaatggaatgagcagcagcagttgcagcaGAAGTAGTTGCCGTGGCGAGCGGAGGCCCACGATGACGGCGATGAGGTACGCCCGGCCTCTACTTTACGCTGGAAGGAAAGGGAAGCGTGCGATTCCCTCGCTTTTCTCGATGCCGATgatgcccctcccctccctgcgCGCGCGCTCTGCTTATCCAcgagtactccctctgtccacccGCCAAAATTTTCTTTGAAACGTGTAGCCTCGTATAGATCGAGGTTAGGAATCGGTATTgaacactgtagcactttcgtttgtatttgataattattgtctaatcatgacctaactaggcttaaaagattcgtctcgtaatttataatcaaactatgtaattagttattttttatctatatttaatactcaatatatgtgtcaaagatttgatgtgaagAGAGTGAAAAAAAGGCACGCTGATGGCTGATCCAACACACTCTGCCATTAGTCTGCGTCTGCAGTACTACATTGTCTGACAGGCTGACACAATTAGCAGTCGCAAAGCGACAGGCCGGGGCTGGCTCACACTCTGCCGACAGACGATCATGGGCTCCGTTACACAAAAGCACCGCGGTTAAGCACGCTGATGGCTGATCAAGAGCACCATTTGTCTCCTTAAACAGCGCACGAACCATGGGATTCCAATGGCTCACAGTCACAGTACTCCATGCCTTCTGCATGATCAGCACTGTTACACCGAGCTAATCAGACGACGAACTGCGACTGTGACTGTCATCGGTAATCAAGCACGGCATTGACGACGCAGTGTCAGCAGTGCAGTAGAATAGCCACGGGCGCTCTGCCCGAGCTGGCATTTCGGGCCCGGCAGGGGGGCTGGAGCTGGACGACGGTCTACAGACTGCTAGTGCtacaggaaaaagaaaagaagcccCAATGGGCATGTGGCAGCGGGGGCCATGTCGCGCGGGCCTCCTCTCTGAGGCCTGACACAAAGTGATGCCAAGCATGCCGGTCGTCAGAATCATGGCGACATTACGGACGCCAAAGGCGAAAGGGGAGGACCGCCGATCATGACCGGGCGGTCTGCGTGCGCCGGGGACCCCCTGCGGATTGCCAACGCAAAGGGGCAATTAGTGCCGTCTTTTACCTCGTCGTCTTCGTCGCACTCGTCCCTTCCCTGGCATCCATGGACATGGACGGAACGAAAGGAGGCGTCGCTTTCTTCTTCATGCCAATTTGCGTTCGCCATTCAGCCCTTGCAACATGCAACTCCCAGTTGTGCTGAGAAAACTTCAAAGGGACCCCAAATTCTTACGTTCCGTTCACTTAGCTTATAAATCATATTTTTTCATATAATAAACAGTATTTTTTCCTCACAGCAAATCAACCAATAATATTTTAAATCATAACGTTAAAAGAACCGGACATTAAAAGAGGGGTAGAACTCTGTAAACGAGACAACTGGTACACTCTGGTGCAAGGGCATTTCAGGGTTTCCACATTTGCTCGCGGGTCGCAAGCTGTGACAGTACGGGCAGAGTACTGGCTGGCCGAAGGGAGTTCATGCAAAGGAGAGGCTGCGTTTTGTCTCTTCAACTATCCAAAAACCCGTTTCATGCGATCAGATTAGAAAAACAACGTGCATTCGCTTCATGCGATCAGCTCAATTTCTATAATAGTCACGTGCACCCGCTCCATGCGATCAGCTCAATCCCCATAATAATCATAATCAATTACGTGATCACCCCACGCTGTCAATTAGTACCACCTAAAAAATCTCAGAGTGTAAACAGCCCTCCGAGAATACGTTGATCGGTCTTACCAAAAAGAAAATTCCGGCCGCTCGCCCCCAGGATATACGGTGCAAGTGCATGCCCACATGCAAAATCCAAATTGGTCTTGGCCAAAAGAAAAATTCTGGATTAGTCTTAGCCTGTCCACATGCAATCTGGATCGGACCACCCAAAAAGAGAGACGATCATTGTGTACGCGATCGCCACGTCCACATAGGTAGCTATCTTCTATTTATCTATCTATACCTAAAAAATCCCTACAGCTATTGTCTGCGTCGACCCGCCCCACAAAAAAAAACACAGTAAAAAAAACCAACCTCCCCATTTTCAAACCGAAAAAAATCAAATACGACAAAAAAACGTTTCCAAAAAAACATATACAAGgcaaaaaaaatcaaactctTACACAAAAAAAATACGGCAAAAAGAGTTTGCGAAAAAAAGatacaacaaaaaaaaaacagtttcaGAAACAAACTCTTCCACGTCGAAAATCATATCTCTACAACGCACAGGTTCCCTTATGGAGACTGTTGAAGAAAAGCTGAGAAATCTGATGAAATATTGCAATCACATAAAGAAATAACACTCATAGCCTAATATGTATAATTAAGCTTAAGattatctctacaactaaaacattcataactattccgtcCACAGGCTACACCAAAGCCGCTCTATGCGATCAGACAGGAAGGCAACGTGCACTCGCTCTATGCGATAACTCAATCCCCATAACAGTCGCAGCAAATCAGGAAGGCAAAAATCAATTTCCTCCATGCGATCAGATCAGGAAGGCAACGTGCACTCGCTCCATACGAACAGCTCAATCCCCGTAACAACCACAGCAAATCAGGAAGACAAAAATCAATTCCCTCCATGCAATCAGATCAAGAAGACAACGTGCACTCGCTCTATGTGATCAACTCAATCCCCATAACAATCGTGATTAATTACGCGATCACCCCACGCCGCCAATTAGTACCACCTAAAAAACCTCGAGTGTAAACGCTTGCCCCCCGAAAATACGTTGATCGGTCTTGCCAAAAAGAAAATTTCGGACGCTCGCCCACCAGGATATACGGTGCAAGTGCATGCCCACATGCAAAATCCGGATTGGTCTTGGCCAGAAGAAAAATTCCGGATCAGTCTTAGCTTGTCCACATGCAATCCAGATCGGACCACCCAAAAAAAGAAGATGATCATTGTGTACACGATCACCACGTCCACATAGGTAGCTATCTTCTGTTTATCTATCTACACCTAAAAAATTCCTACAGCTATCATCTACGTCGCCCGCCCCACAGTAAAAAAAACAGTAAAAAAACCAGCCTCCCCGTTTTCAAACCGAAAAATCAAATACGGCAAAAAAACGTTTccaaaaaaacatatataaggcCAAAAAAATCAAACTCTTCCGCATCCCTGTTTCCAAAAAAATACGGCAAAAAAAAGTTTGCGAAAAAAAGATACAGCAAAAAAAAACCGTTTCAGAAAACAAACTCTTCCACGTCGAAAATCATATCTCTATAACACACAGGTTCCTTATGGAGACTGTTGAAGAAAATCTGATGAAATGCTACAATCACATACAGAAATAACACTCACAGGCTAATATGTATGATTAAGCTTAAAATTACTGTGATGTTATTTTATTCCCGTTGCAACGCGCGATCCTAGTAACTAATAAACTAACAATAGCAGTCTGGCGAGCTTAGCTGATGAGGCTTCTTTTTAGTTTATCCTAAGCGGAAGCACGCTTATGCCAACTCTTTGATTGAGCTGTGTGGGCTCATGATAGCCTACGGAATAGCGCCACGTGCCTAGGCCCTTAGGCTTGTTAATGCTCATGGATTTGTGTAAACTGTTAATTACTAGTACACTATAAGCTATTCCGTCTGGTGTGGTGCTGAATTCTGTCGTCAGTTTATAAAAACCAATGGACAATGGATTCAGTTTCTTGAGCTTTTCTTGTTTGGATAATAATTTTTCCGTGAGTATCCTGGATAAGATATGACTGCATCATTAGTAATGGGTTTATACTTCTGTTTGACTAGGGAGAATGGAAGAGCAAACTGAGTAGTAATATTGAAATCTTTAGTTCAATATTTTCAGTGATTCAGATAAACTGCTATTTCATTTTCAAATTCACAGCCCCAACCAGAGCAATTTACGCAATAATCCAACTGTAGAATGACAAGCTGGATACAAGCCAGCAGACGTCATTTATTTTACATATCCAGATTGCGTTTAGGTTCAGTGTTTGTTAATATTTCTTTGCATCCATGCACCACCAGCAGCAGTTGACATGCCAGATACTACTACGAAGGTATGCAGCCACCATGCGTCTCAGTAGTGAGCTCTGTGTGGCCAGCATGACTACCTTCTAACGCCAATTTATTAATGCTCTAATAAGGTATTCAGTCTTTTGCCCGTTGGCTGCAAATAATGTTTAACGCGTATCAGCAGTTCAGCACCCTATGACGAAGCTTGCAGGAAGCAAAGTGGAACCAAGGACAATTTGACTTTTCACATAATGAACTAGTagaaagaaaaaatattttgaaaaaaaaaaccgaTAAAGTTTTTGAaatagaaaaaaacaaaaaaaaaagtattcAGAAAGTGGGGGTATggcttttcaagatcaactcttTAAATGTACTTCCCAGTGATATTCATAGGACAAACACTACACGAATCTTAactgtggtggacaaaaatggttaaccgaggcggtttttgTAATCGTCTCGGACGAAAGGTCACGATAAATCagtgatttaccgaggcggttcaaatgtccgcctcggttaataagatatgtttacaccaaaatttaggaagaagaatcgCAAGGACTTTAATGCctctaagatcatgtcatcaaggaatcaattacgaacatgtcggtatcagctgattcggatgctACACTGGAATCAGTTTTCCTCAGATAGcgctagcagataacgacaaaggctatgatcggcgctggaataagacatgatggactctaaaaaagagaaaaattaAAGTCCaatttatcttaaattaggaatgttttctctagggccaaagattgtgatgagtcgtgcttagataggggTCATACGTAggtctcgggtataaatatcaaaccccagctATGGTAAAAAGACAcataatcaatccaatacaagttacttacttttttcggctccggccactcttagaagtaggagtagagtatatctcggcgagttcttcaacaagtacggctgcattgatccggtcgacctccactgcttgtctgtaagtaccgtcatggcttatacttttgttcgtacggctgtatcgatccggtcgacctctactgcgactctggtatagttatcgattcttgtctagttcaagtaagactgcatcgatccggtcgacctccactgctcgaactagattaaggtcaagttatcggctctatctaagggtagcgttccttcgaatagattcatcaagttatcgatattgcttattgcttccattatttatttaattacaacaatatcacttcgtccgattgggattgatctagatcggccttatatcttgtttaacccatcgtttgttaatttaAACTGATctgatctgcactttaaacgatgagttatgttttattggctgttttatatcaatcttgatcgtgcatagcatgctgttaaggcatgtctgatcttgagtagatctattggctagcgaaaactgttccatggcccgttatcacggcctgtgtgattctgcctcacaccccactgttagcaccgtggagtgaggatcgttatttggtagatctattcctgagagggcatgaccttaactgtgcgctatgcctgaatcggctgttttagctgatatcgagcgctttcacgaccagttcacatcacgagatcgttgaagtagggatatgctaaaagatatgttagccccatgatcttattattgtatggcctgcatgattctgcctcatgccccactaatattagtgataagttagggtcgtcgagtctatt from Miscanthus floridulus cultivar M001 chromosome 11, ASM1932011v1, whole genome shotgun sequence includes these protein-coding regions:
- the LOC136491183 gene encoding uncharacterized protein, translated to MFSAIMAKKSYKQHSKSEKIQVGCMSGLIRMLDFRRSPKLLSDGTVKRDPKGFEDVHGNKSAINGKDHRVELIYAGRSSIRTLMEEEMSSNTQPLKQAQSNVTGICSEDIDLNLAASLMEIYRSRTEGQEIRNSIESGRRSISTDKENNTDPPDHLYQIPSSIQRALEDVAEAVIRHQSANKKYINSGNETRSREFVDALQLLSSDKELFLMLMQDPSSRLLECLQNLYMSLGSKLDSEEYDEETELQGMANCLEQSVTSPSKVQRRHNSFLKEDRLVMRKPPKLNDSYRGLSRIVILKPSPARGHSSLISGSATSSPLSNHIDLQVQEASDKPDCHFSLRELKRRLRLAISDNRKDHQLNSTSSNFHKAEADSGKLLPVASMSETESLASTDSSDRAKEPSIVDKKTVTEDSVSGMRNDVAHGVGFSSFSYEKANMYIIERLNDQGEESYQIVQKSESFERLISLPENDRFSPSDCPQEEKISMAHEATESLNLNTIEQEDGSASPYSTRLYQESESANTNSLGTEMLIEPTIDHGSHQQNEGAISQELIREGVKIMPDTMENSPLCAETGTSQEGVGETNPDECSMEEPKSMNLSPELALYSPDGSVNEQENHIPSEVVELVKPSVLTFPYSPENTNDKEEKLSPQSVLDPIIGEVTSPRHKTPNRDEFSMPTSRVLFKEVDAPSTSLTLWNGPQVAILDDKATRVSFIKAALEASELLSEENSQRWYTEEPLLDVSVLTEVGNLYCLTDDAVLLFDCVEEVLLKIRDKFFGTDPWVNFLKHNVRPAPVGRQLVQEVARGIDSLVGKKISNTLEQVMMKDLDSGSWLDLRGDTESVVVELWDGLLDDLLEEVVFDLWL
- the LOC136491184 gene encoding rop guanine nucleotide exchange factor 3-like produces the protein METPSSTCDEGSELDVRSQSDYADFDDLDRPPLGRHRREPSSDVSSECSGEPGSPYGPSPYPRWPLCTLATRAPPPAAVLLKRLSTTRRGGGGGGAGARDGKPGDGELQLIKERFSKLLLGEDMSGSGKGVSTSVAISNAITNLYATVFGSCHRLEPLPPEKKSMWRREMDCLLSVCDYIVEFFPSKEILHDGTTREVMATRPRSDIYVNLPALEKLDDMLLEILDSFQKTDFWYVNDKGQKDDSVATPCRPVSHRGEEKWWLPVPCVTKPGLTETARRDLQQKRDCASQIHKAAMAINNAVLADIRIPDLYKQALPKCGRASVGDLIYRHMSFPGKFSPEYLLDCLEISSEHEALEAADRVEAAMHVWRRKASQSHSRSPWSAVKDLMESDKNVMLASRAEDVLLCLKQRFPGLSQTTLDASKIQYNKDVGQAILESYSRVLESLAYNIVTCIDDVLFADEAAKKIA